TAATCTTAGAAAATATGTAATTTgataatatttgattttataatcttAAAGGATTGTGTCAATCCCTTAACATCTCAATTATAAGCTCTAATCCTGAATTCAATCCATTCAGAGTAATCGAAAtgctttgagagcatttactcaaactcCTATGCATAACTTTCTCGTGGCATTTTCTGTTATTTCATTGCTTTTTCGTATAGATTTGAACCCTAAAAATCAACTAAAGTCGCATGAAATGCAAAACGAAAGTTCTAACCATGTGAGAGTAATACTTCCGAAGTTTTATTAGAGATTGGATCAATTTAATCTCTCTCctattaaatagatcaatttaatcttatactattaaaaaaatccAATGAAGTAAAATTGTaagagttaatattttttatttaaaagaggcaaaaaaatttttttcatttacaattcaACTTCAAACAAAATATATCCATAGAATCATAAAAAGctttaaaaatataacattattaaatactaaataacATGTTTTTTACCTAATAAATATTAACtatgttaaaaattaaacttatttaattcttttaaataataaataaattaaattgatctATTTTAATAATAGAACGACTAATTTAATCCGATCCTTACAATAAAAACACATGCCAGATACATTCCCTCTAAAATGACTTAGCCCATTCGCCAACTCATCGCAACTCATCTACGTTCCGATACAATGAAATGTGTTCGGAGTTGACCAGGTGATGATGACCTCCCTTCTCTGTTACACTTACTTTAATGGCTTGAATGGATCAACATTTTATCCGAACCAAAAACAAAAGATTTGGAGCTTGACAGGATTTCATTGGTTATAAACAACAGCTAGGTTAGCTGTACCTATTTTAAGACCAACTAGATTGGTAAATCCAACAAGGATATTAGCTAATGGCAATCAAACTTTATCCAACTTTCCATTTCCCTTGTTCTTTCACCCAACCACTAGGAAGCAACATCAACTTTTCACTTCTCAATTCACTTGTGTAAAGCTTAAATGGCACAATCGTCAGTGAAAAATGTCAAAACTGACCcacaagaaacaaaaaaaaaattcacattccCTTCAAGGGTCAATTAGGCTAAACATAATTGTACACATAAATTTTACCTTATCCACAGCTCATTTCTCAAATGGCAGCCATTTATGATGTCTTGAATAAAATCCCATATATTTTCCCACTTCCACTATTATGTAGGACCAGCAGTAAAGAAAGAATACAGTGAACTTATATGCATCATCATGTATCATATATCAACAAATCATGTTGTATGAGCACCGTGCGTTCTTGACGCCCATATACCAAACACAAGAAACCAGAAGACGAACAATATCGCCCAATAGCGAGCTGGTCCATACTTAATCCTTGTCAGCACAATCTGCAATTTACCACCCAGTTTATACAAAACGTTATCTCAACTGAAATctattacaaataaaaataaagataaagactACGCATCCCATAATCACAAGCACATGAACCATATGACTAACTCAAATTCAGAATTCAACTGAAAATGCTCAACCTGGCACACAACACATGAACCTGACAGCAACATATTTCCTTAGATATATAAAAGGGCAATGTTTTCAGCATCGGATATAATTCCAAATTTAAGGTAATGATGATGAGACTGCATCATTCTATCAATATCATGCCTATTGTAAAGGTTGAGCAaatgtttaattcaattttttcaatATAACTGCTTCCGAATGCAGAAAACCTTGATCTGCTTACAATAACCTCAAAGGACAAAAACAGGTTACTCAACGGTTGGTACGGAACTACAAAGCATCAAAATAATGGCATGCCAATTCTGAAGATATAGTAAAAGTATAACTAAGTTTATCAAGATAATTGTTTGTCAAGGAGCAGAAACATAAAGAACACATCGTGCATCAACTTCCAAATATATTCAacatttactaaaataaaaaatgcacACAGTTTAGAGCACAAACAACTACAGATATGACATCCAAGTTACTTACAAAGCGAAAGAAGACCACAACTGTTAAAGCACAAATGCCTCCCAAAAGAATATGAAGACCACTCTTAGCCGTTTTCTGCAAAACAATGAGTGGCACATAAAAATAAAGCATGCAATaattataatactaaaataaagcACTGGATAATTATAAGATAAAACAAATAGTGGCATATAGTTTCACTTAAAGAAAAGGGGATAAAGAACCAACTAATAACTTAATTTATGTTTTAGACCGCAGCAATTACTAACAAAGGATGCCAATATGGGTTACAAGTGAGACATCTGAACAAATTTAGGTATCACCAATCAACTGCCACTTGTATGTACTTGTGTGGGATTGGATTGATATTCACATTCTCTTGGTCTAAATTCTACAAGTGAATCGCATTCAGCATAATTATAAGATATTCTTAAacttaattaagaaagaaatagaTTTTTGCAAGAAATCTGATCAGCTCCTAATTCACCATTTTCTCTTTGCATCATGggtatctctctctctctctctctctctctctctctctttctttacaCACCAAGATTTCTTAATAGACATGTAAAAGGAAAGAATATGCTTCACATGTCTCTGTCCAATAATCAATGCATATGCCCTCATATCCGTGAAACACCTACCCTGTACCCTGAACTTGAACCAATATCAATGATTCAGTCTTTGTTAAGAAACTCATGCTTAAAAATCTTAGGAAACTGGTTAATACTTAATCATTATACTAATCAAGAAGAAATGTCACACAAGTCTAAACCACACCAAAATGTCCAAAACCATATATTATGAAGGCATACAAGTAGATTTAATTCAGCCTTTTACATAGAAGAATATTATAAGATGCAGAATATTTTGAATTACTTTTAAAGGAGATCAGTATCAAATCCACCACTCTCAATGTTATAGATATACCTCTAACTAGAGCAGAGGGATAATACAGAAATCATAACAAAAGCAATAGACGGCAGATAGTGTGACCATAAGATTCAGTTGGGATGTATAGAGAATGCTCATAAAGAACTCAGTACAGGAAGAGATTGATTAAGTATTAGATAGAGATATTTCCTCTCTTAcagaaaaaaaacattttctttCTAATAAGGCATTTCCTGTTaattaattagtataataatCACTTCTCACGTTGGTTTAGAATGGGAAAAATAATTGGAGCTTCTGTAAATTTTCATGCACAAGCATACTGTTAAAGGTTTTCTAATTAAGGCGAGCTGATTTTTCATATACTGAATTTCTTTATCCACAGGAAAAACAAAATGCACTAAGTCCTTAGCTTGTTAGATGAGCATTTATCACAAAATACCTTTCCAACACGAGGAGCAATGAGCCATGCAAGTGTAACAGTAAGTAGGCCTGTAGCAAGCAGAATTCCAGTACCTTCCACAGCCCATTTGGTTGCAGGATTTTCACTGGGAGCAACTTCTTCAGTGACAGTATTTGGGGGTTGTTCAGAAACAACCTGTGAAACAGCAGAAGAACTATGATTGTTGTTGTTATTACTATGTGGACTGAACCACAATGAAATCTCACTTAGTCGTTGCCTCCGTATAGCAGCAACAGCATCAGGGTCTACACCTGAACTTGAATGAATTTGGGCAGGATTAGGATCACCACTAGCAGTCCTTTCTCTCAATGCTTCATAGTCTTTCAAAGAAACTACAACTTTCTTAAAATCGGAAGTCCTGATATTTTTTGCGGGATTTCCACAGATCTCACAAACAGTAGATCCATGACTAACAAACCATTTGAGAGCACAAGCATAATGAACTAGAGCAAGATCACTTTTGCAAGAACAACCAAGTTCAATTAATGCATCCTGATGATGACAGGTGCCCATTTCTAAATCAGTACTACAGATGAAAACCTCTCCTTCAGGGCTTATGAACTCAACAAACCCAGATTCTCTCCGAAGACTCTTAGAATGAGACTCATCACTTTCAACATCTTGTTGAACTCCTTCTGTATCAGGCTTAGCTTCTCCTTTGCTTTTAACTGCTTCCGCTAAGGGAGGAGTGATGCCCAAAAATCCTAAAGCAGCATCCCCCCTTTTGTCAGATTCTGAACACTGGCACACACGACAAGTAGGCAAACCTGCCTCTTTGTCTAGACTATACCGCGAATAAGTTCCAGAATCATCAATGTCAGCATTTGAGCAACTATCATTGCTGACACCTCCATTAACTGGTTGAGGCAAGTTTTCCTTACCCATCATGAATCAAATAGAATTAAATAAGATCACTTCAATCAACGCAGTATCTTATTTCTTCGAAGCATAACCTTAGTCTTCCAAAAAGCCAATCTCCCCATTGCAAGTTGCTAAACCATTGAAAAGAAGCAACAGTATCTCCACACAAAGAGACAGTTCACAACCACTTGCCTTTCATAGAAAATTGTTTTGTTGTTTCTGCACAATCCAGGGCCTTAATGCAAGATAGAAACAAAGAAGAGTTGCTGCAAGAAGGGAAGTAGATAAAATCAAGATTCTGGTTCAAAAATAGTACATCATACATTgtttaacacattaaaaaaaatgtaaacgcACGCACACACACACAAACAAAAAACCTAAAATTTAGCACTAACCAATTCTGCGGAATGCATGAGAAAAATTATAACAAACACTAGCAAGTATTAAATGATTGTCTTCTCTTCTTCACCAGTTGAAAGGATTTAAGAACAATTAATAAGAAAACATAAATGTTCAAATAGAATCATCTTAAAACACCAAATTTCCAAAATTTGTCTAATCACTCAAATGGTCAaatctcaatttaaaaaaaaaagaaaaaaaaaaagaaaacccagtGCATTCGATGTAGGTATAAAGATACAAGGAAATACATAGGAATAAGTAGAGGCATAGGAAAGGAacactaataattaaaaaaaataggaaGTCCAAACACAGTCAAACCTAGAGCGGCAATTCAATTAAACTAATATGCAGGCATGAGGATGGGAAAAAAGAGAATCTAAAGCAAAGCAACTGAATCATAAACTTAACACACAACTCAAAGTCCGTATAGAAAActgataattaatattaaaaagaacAAACAGGGAAACCAAAGAAAACCCAGAAATCTTAGATCATGGAAAAATGGAAAGCAcgccaaaatttaaaaataaaataaaataaacgaacCTATGGAAATTGGGATGGAAGAGGGGAAATTGGGAGGAGTGAGGCGTAGAGAGAGTAGAGTAGATGTGAGGGAAGGGAATGTGGGGGCTGCTCAGCTCGTTTTTGTCTTACTACTACTTTATTGTGGGCTTCACATTGGCTCGCTCTTCCTTTTTAGTTTTGGTTTTGGACTGTGTCGCTTATACTTTCCTTTCTGATCTCCTTGTCCTTGAAGAGGATTTTTCGAGTGCCTTCTGCTCTGTTTACTTTTGTTTGGAATTTATTTTCCCATAAATTTTACCTCCAttaatttcacataattttaCTTCTATACAAATATTCTCCCAAAAAAATctcaacatttttaggatatgtctttttatttctttttcttatttttttataattttgtttctttttatgtttaaaaataatgtgAACAATTAAGGGCTAATTTAGTGATGCTAtagaaaagtacttttgagaagtacTTTGTTTAAGAATTGAGTGTTTAGCACTACTGTCAAAcagtatttttgaaaaataaaatatttattttagacatattattattaagtaacaaatgtatatttaaataatatttaaattagttaatattattatattttagtaagaatataaaaaaatattataatttgttgttaatattttaatatatgaaatataaattttaaatatttttaagtaataaatattaattatttataaaatttaattagaatttataaactaaatttttaatatttaaatataactattaaatatttgtaattagatattaacatatttgtattatttttataaatatattctttatttttacttaatgattttaacacatttgtaattaaacatcaagataaaaaaaagaagaaggtgaaaaaataattaaagcgcttttgggagaggaaaaactaaaaaatttaactttttattttcagaagtgtttttcaaaaaaacttctggaaaaccaaaaaatttaactaaaagcgGCTTATTTAGCACAACTTTTCTTCCAAAAGTACTTTTTTTAAGAACTACTAAACAAGCCTTAAGTGGGTTTGAATGTGCTGGAAcgcattatctttctatttatagattataaacattatataaaaaagagtagatattattaaaacttataatgagattgtttaaaaaaacagtatcgattaaaattaaaatattaacatttttatattatgagacatttatgtttaaatatttataaatataattttaggtattttattatttataaataagagttttaattttggtaaaataatttgataaaaaattatttcataagaAAAGctatcatatttataaataagaattgcaattttattaagaaaattattaaattaatttatataataaaattaaaactttatatataattattttatatttaaattattttttccattaacaaaaaaataaaaaaatatattacttttttttcaaatagtaaattttaattatttgtataataaataattttatattttagttttataaataatatattgtataatataatattatatattgtcTACAAATTTTTGTCATCAATTTATTGAATGTTTTTTACAAATGATTTAGTAAtgattagaattttttattagcactatattttaattatcaaaataattgatatattataatatgttaattacttattattttgaataatgttgtTTTACATTAATCATATGAAAATTATATTGTACGTTGAATGTGTTAAAAATGTATTAACTGTGATTtcaattattattagtattactatattaaaaattttaaataaactaataaaatatttgttgaacccgaagtttaatttttatatattttccgAGTTTAGCTTAATgagataatttattatttttaaactcaaTACAACAAGCTATTTAAGTAGATTTAAATCACTCACCTTTAAGATTTCACCTTGAAATTTTAAGTCGTAAATCAAGTAATAAACTTGTTTACACTCTCAATGTTTTCTCAATAATAAATTCCTCAATGAACAGATAAATGCTATCAACTCTCAATATAAAATCTATacaaatatcttaaaatatataaaaattgagaaaACCAAAAAACTAATTTGAATAGATGTATTTGATTTAGTTTGGGTTTTGTACAATTCGATTTTTTGTTGGGTTGATGTTATTACTTGAATCATACAATTTAATTCAAGTTCcattttttcacataaaattcgttttattcaaatcaaatcaaatggaaaaataaatttatgtttaaagGAATTATCCTAATAAAATAATAGATTGACCATTTCAATGTCTATATAGActaaatcatttaattattattattattaaattagatactcatgaaaatatttcataaaaaaaagttatgaaaGTGTAGTTATATATAGAGAAAGtagattatttcttaaataaaataattataattataagtataattttaattttaaaaaaatattttataaatttttataatattttatttataaaagaaacatttatttataaatgatCAATTATAGATATTTGATTAGTTATGAATTTAATCAATTATAtgacatattatattttttattggaaGGTGTGGTCCGTTGGACATagatctaatttttcaattttttttattccttaaagtttGTTTTGCGCTTTCTTGGTGTTATCAAGATGCCACTGTGTTGAGATATCTTATCTCTTTCTCTAGGAAAATAGATATTAcctgaaaaaaatttcaattcaatccttttttttctctccttTCAAACCAATCCGCCCACTTAGTGTAACGACCCGAAAATTTACGGTTATCGGAAAGTATATTTTCGGGTCTTCATTTTCGTAaaatgaattcgtaaatatttattaaaaatatttacgaagttagttgtgtggttaattcggttttgattagttgaatttatctaaattaagagtaattaggtataaggactaaattgtcaatatgacaaaaattgaattatagaataaagaaaagtgaagggactaaattaaaaattaaaccataacaagtgtatggtaataaatgaatacatatgtactaataatatacacatgtataaaaaataataaataagtattacTTAGTAttcaagtataaatatatattatattatattatattatattatattatattatattatattatattatattatattataatagtttaataataaaataaacaaataaagtaaataaagaaacaaaaagaatgaaaaagaaacagaattgaaaacgaaacagagaaggagaaaggagaaagaaagagaaaaggaaaagttAGGGTTTTGAGGtttgaagtttaattggtaagtcaatttaactcattttcttgtaattttgatgtttttagaatcctagaacaaaatactacttgatttatgttgaaattttagaagtttgtaaatttttagatgttgattatgTTGAATAAATTTAAAGTGCCAGGgaataaattgatagaatttcaagttagaagtgaaaaggagattgaattgtaaaataaataataagttttgagtaatagggactaaattgagagaattttgaaattaggtttatgatgaaatttgacagttgaaattagtttaaagtgggatttgaatgaaaatacgaaattaattttaaataaaataaagttagttttgattagggactaaattatagaTATGAGTAAAGATTgagtataaattaaaatattcaatatgaaattgtagtgtattgataaattttaattatttcgaTTTCCGTAGCTAACATTGAGCCGGAAACCTCACTagaaaaggaaaagacaaagtcaACGAGGATTAGCTTGGAAAttacgatttgtatttctataatctgaatttaatatttaattgttgaatttattaattaatgtgtatggtaagtaaaatgaggtaagtaattaatattatagaattgaattgaatataattgAATTCTATGAGCAAATGTAAATAGTTGAATTGAAATTGTGAGAATTTGTGATTGGTATGgattttgattgaaattgaattgagaaattgaaattgaaaccctattaactgtatcgggctgagttagatatagttggcatgccataggattggaagtgttcagggacacttcgacttcaagtcgatgagacactgggtgtcaaactatTTCTTCGaataaattcgatgaggtactgggtaccaatttaCTTCGGCATGAcggatgagacactgggtgtcaatctattacttcgaattatccgtgtatccgccaaagtctgagtcatgttaataggggt
The sequence above is drawn from the Gossypium hirsutum isolate 1008001.06 chromosome A05, Gossypium_hirsutum_v2.1, whole genome shotgun sequence genome and encodes:
- the LOC107937159 gene encoding uncharacterized protein — its product is MMGKENLPQPVNGGVSNDSCSNADIDDSGTYSRYSLDKEAGLPTCRVCQCSESDKRGDAALGFLGITPPLAEAVKSKGEAKPDTEGVQQDVESDESHSKSLRRESGFVEFISPEGEVFICSTDLEMGTCHHQDALIELGCSCKSDLALVHYACALKWFVSHGSTVCEICGNPAKNIRTSDFKKVVVSLKDYEALRERTASGDPNPAQIHSSSGVDPDAVAAIRRQRLSEISLWFSPHSNNNNNHSSSAVSQVVSEQPPNTVTEEVAPSENPATKWAVEGTGILLATGLLTVTLAWLIAPRVGKKTAKSGLHILLGGICALTVVVFFRFIVLTRIKYGPARYWAILFVFWFLVFGIWASRTHGAHTT